tccggtaaataaccaatagcggaacctggatgcccatattggctcctgcatattctacgaagatctttatcggtcgaaccgttatgacaacatacgttattccctttgtctgtcggtatgttacttgcccgagattcgatcgtcggtatcttcatacctagttcaatctcgttaacggcaagtctctttactcgtccgtaatacatcacctcgtgactaactccttagtcgtttgcttgcaagcttatgatgtgtattaccgagatggcccagagatacctctccgatactcggagtgacaaattctaatttcgatctatgccaactgaacaaacaccttcagagatacctgtagagcatatttataatcacccagttatgttgtgacgtttgatagcacacaaggcattcctccggtatccgggagttgcataatctcatagtcgaaggaatgcatttacatgaagaaagcaatagcaataaaactgaacgatcctgatgctaagctaacggatgggtcctgttcatcacatcattctcttaaagatgtgatcccgttatcaaatgacaactcatgtccatggttaggaaaccttaaccatctttgatcaacgagctagtcaagtagaggctcactagggacatagtgtttgtctatgtattcacacatgtatttaggtttctgatctagcatgaataataaacatttatcatgaataaggaaatataaaataacaactttattattgcctctagggcatatttccttcaagaacagctccgccagagccctagattggttctgcccaagttctgcctcgagacggcggtgcttcgtcccgaaagcttcctcctgattttttcaggtcaaaacacaccatatagcagaagatgggcaccgaaggcctgtcagggggcccacaaggtagggaggcgcgcccccacccttgtggatggctggtggcccccctctggtgctttcttcgcccaatattttttatatattccaaaataattctccatgaagtttcaggacttttggagttgtgcagaataggtctctaatatttgctccttttctagtctagaattccagctacaggcattctccctcttcatgtaaaccttgtaaaataagggataaaaggcataagtattgtaccataatgtgtaataacaactcaTAACGCAACAAATAtcagtataaaagcatgatgcaaaatggatgtatcagggaGGAGCCCTATCCGCCGCCACCACATCCAAAACGAAGAAGAGGAGAACCGAAGAAACTTTGGAGATCTTCTTAGTTTTGGTCctttcatctccatcatcatctcaTCCTTCACTATTGTAAGAGGAATTCCAAGTTGTGAGAACAAATTGTAACTCTATTCATTCTCATCTGGAGACCAAGACTATTTGAATTATCCATTTCATCTTATTGTGGATCTTCATGGTATTATCGATATGGTTATCATGAGTTTTATCTCTGGTGTGACTGGTTTCTCTCTTATGATGCGTGAGTAATCCCCCATAGGCATGGGAGATGTAGGTGAGTGGTAAGATTCATTTGTGTCTGATCTATATGTCGTCATGTGTATTCGTAGTCTTATAATTTGTCCAGTAAGTTGTTATATTGTAGTGAACCCTATGTGTGTTGTCCAATTTAAGGGCGCATGTAACACGATCTCAAGACCTACACAGGTAACACATATTGTTTAGGAATATGTGACCTCTGATATGACAGGTGGAGATATCAATGAGGACCGAACACAATATGAGATAATAGTGATCCATGAAACCTAATGCTTGGTTCCGGTCTAAGGACCTTAATTGTGGAGACGACCACTCCGTGGCAATGACAAAGCAGGACCATAAAATGAAATGTAATCCCGCGAGGAGGAATTTCATAACCTTAGCGTGATCCGCCTACAGAACACACATATCAAATACTATGAGTATAATACAAGGTAATTGGTATTACCGTCGCACTCGCACACTTGATATATTTATATACTTACCATGAGCTGAATTCTCTCCGCGCCTAATCTCTCGATTGCAAGAAACGCAACTCTACTTTCCCGTTTATTTATGTTATTTACTTTTAAGAGTTTTTACCACTGCTACTTCAAACCTTTTATCCTTGGCATTCTGGTTTATTCGTCCAATAGGACAGTAACAATATTTGCAGAAGCTCAACCAGTTACTTCACACAAGAACTGTGACAACTTATGTGTGACAGAAGTGCCAATATAAATACTCTTCCCTGCTCTTCGTTGGGGCGATAACTAATTGGGATACTTCCTCGAAAGTGCTACATAACCCTGTTTGGCTTGCAGGCACCAGTTGGTAATAAGTCGGTTGTCAGTTTTGATGAGTCAATGGTGCTGACATATGGGCCTAGAATATGTTGACGTGGCTGCTTACATGTGGGTCTGGACGTTGCTTATGTGGGTGCTTACAAGTGGGGCCATGACTCTGGTGACAGCTGCAATTTTCGGCACCGGTACTGTCACCGGTTCGAGATGGCGCCAAATTGTGCATGGTTTCAATTTGTAGGCgagtttgaatttaaatttatttatttttgaaatttAACATTGCCATCGTAACTTATATTAAGAATGAGACTTGGCATCTGTCACAGCACTGGCCCACATATTAAAATGAGCATCCAAATGACATATTATCAAGCATGAGAAATAAGACATGCAAGAAAGTATCACGACGAATAATAGTACACCATCAGCAGTAACTTCCTTAAGAGATGACTAAGAATTGCCTCCATTTCTTATTGCTTCTTTTGAAACGCTCGGATTTTTCTGTCCCGATCCATCTTGAAAATTTCTATTTCTTGATGCTGCTTCAATTTGAGCTCTTCGATTTATTGCTTCTGTGCACAAAGTACTGCATTctgatcttcttcaaaggtggcaaTCGCTGCTTTTGTGTCCGACTCTTGTGTTGTAACCTTTGCTTCTAGCTCTCGGATGCATTGTTCAAAGGATGAATCATGTGATGAAACGCCGAAGCTTGAAAGTAACATGTCGAAGGAGCACTTTTCCTCTTTGTGGTACGTGTTGCGATCTACATCATGATTGAAAGCGTTGTTCATGCATCGTTAGTAAATTACAATACGATGGCTCGCACAATACTTTTGAAATTAAAACATTAGAATCACCGCACGCTATGCGCaaaagaaaggggaaaagaggtcAAAATTTCCAGGTTCGAAGGATGTAAAAAACTTGTTGAACATACAACGCTTTTTTGCATGATCAAGTCACTATTGATCAAGATAAAATTCGACAAACAGCGAAGGATGGACGACATGTCCTTCGATTGAATGACCTCCGACGCGTCCAGACATTGCCGTAGACACTGGGATGATGATGTACATTTGCGTTGAAGATGCCCTAGCTAGGTTGAGCAGGCACGTGCGGCCGCGTTACTTTCTCGAACACAATGCACTATTGCCCGTACTCACCAACTGTCGGCAATCATCGGTCACCACCGCTCCTCACCAGTAAAGAAGTGGAAATAGAATAGCAAGCGCAGTTAGGAGGATTCCGGTGAGAACCCAGTTAAACACGAAACTACAACGTAGTACAGGAAAATAATGCCATCGCCAGTTCTAATGAGTGCCGCCGGTCTTCATAAACGCAACGACTCGGAGCCTCACTCAGTGCCCCGGTCGGCCAGTCCCCACTGGAAAGCGCAGCCCCGCGTTCCTCCTCCTCCCATGGCCGCCGtgctcccgctcctcctcctcctcctagcccTCGCGCTCCCCGCCGCCACCAACGCGCTCACCGCCGACGGCCAGGCGCTGCTCTCCTTCAGGGCCGCCGTCCTGCAGGACCCCACAGGGGCCCTCGCCGACTGGAACGCCTCCGATGCCGACCCCTGCTCCTGGAACGGCGTCGCCTGCGACGACGCCGGCATCCGCCGGGTCGTCGCGCTCTCCCTTCCCAGGAAGGGCCTCGTCGCCGCCCTACCGGCGTCCCCGCTCCCGGCCTCCCTCCGCCACCTCAACCTCCGCGGCAACCGCCTCTACGGCGCCCTGCCGCCCGCGCTCCTCGCCGGCGCCGCGGGGCTGCAGAGCCTCGTCCTCTACGGGAACGAGCTCGACGGGCCCGTCCCCGCGGAGCTCGGGGACCTCCCCTACCTCCAAATCTTGGACCTTTCCTCCAACAACCTCAACGGCTCTCTCCCCGGGTCGATCCTGAAATGCAGGCGCCTCCGCAGGCTGTCCCTCGGCCGGAACAACCTCATGGGCCCGATCCCGCCGGGGTTCGGCCGGGAGCTCTCGGCGCTGGAGCAGCTCAATCTGTCCTACAACCGGCTCTCCGGCGCCATCCCGGATGACATCGGGAACCTGTCCAGGCTCGAGGGGACGGTGGACCTATCGCACAATGACTTCTCCGGGCCGATTCCGGCGAGCCTGGGGAAATTGCCGGAGAAGGTCTACATTGATCTCTCCTATAACAATTTGTCAGGGCCGATTCCGCAGAATGGGGCGCTTGACAACCGTGGCCCCACAGCGTTCTTGGGCAACCCAGGGTTGTGTGGGCCGCCGCTCGAGAACCCCTGCTCGCCGCCATCGTCCAACCCGTCTGTTCCGAAGGATGGGGAGTCCGGTGCCGGGGGCAACGGGAGTGGGAGGAGCAAGGGGTTGGGGAAGGCTGCCATTGTGGCCATTGTTCTGGGTGATGTCGCAGGGATCTTGATCATTGCCCTGGTGTTCTACTGCTATTGGAAGAAAGTTTCCCCCAAGGAGAAAGGACATGGTGCGGGTCCCGGCTCGAAAGAGTCGAGGTCTGGTTGTTTTAGCAGGGACGAGCCTGAGACTCCATCAGAGCAGCACGACCTCGTGCTGTTGGACCAGAAAGTGAGGTTTGATCTCGATGAGCTGCTTAAGGCATCAGCATTTGTGCTCGGGAAGAGTGGGATCGGGATTGTGTACAAGGTAGTTCTTGAGGATGGGCTCACCATGGCGGTGAGGCGACTCGGTGAGGGGGGATTGCAAAGGTTTAAGgagtttcagagtgaggttgaggcCATTGGCAAGGTCCGGCATGCCAACATTGTTGCCTTGAGGGCCTACTACTGGTCCTTTGATGAGAAGTTGCTGATATATGATTACATCTCAAATGGCAGCCTCTCTTCAGCAATTCATGGTATGTGTTATCAACTGAATCGAGCTCTCTAATGCCTAGCTTACATCATGTTTCCATTATTTTCTGTCGCTTCATAGAACTGTTGACCAGTGATAGTAATTTGTAGATCAGGATCCTCGTACTGATATAATGTACTTCGACATTGATTAGTTTTGCCCCTTGTGATACGATTTTTGTTGTTAATGACAAAGCTAGTACCTGGAGTTCAAGTGATATCTCTAGAATGCTCTTTCAGTCCATGTAAATTGTTTTGATACAGTACTGTCTCAGTGGTACTCTGTTAAAGTTTGACTTTATTCATTTCTTTCTAAAAACAACTTTTTTGAGAGGTAATTTACTTCTTTCTGATGTACTGTCTCTTATATTTATGTACAGAGGGGGTAGTTCTTTGCTAGCAAAGGTTACTAGAGTACATCCTCACTGCAATGTTGAACCTATGTATTTATTTCAGGCTAGCGTTGCATTGGCTGATTTGTTACTTTCAGGTAAACCTGGGACAATGACATTCACACCACTGACATGGAATGCACGTCTAAAGATCATGAAAGGAGTCGCGAATGGGATGTCTTTCTTGCATGAATTCAGTCCCAAGAAGTACGTACACGGGGACTTGAGGCCGAACAATGTCCTTCTTGGAAAGGACATGGAACCGTATATTTCAGATTTCGGCCTCGGGCGACTAGCAAACATTGCTGGTGGAGCAGCACCTTCTTCGCAATCGGATCGGATTGGCGTCGAAAAGGCTCAGAGTCTGCAGCCAGATTCCTCAATGAGCCCTCTTGTGAGCAAAGAAAGTTCATGCTACCAAGCACCAGAAGCGCTGAAAACATTGAAACCGTCGCAGAAATGGGATGTCTACTCCTATGGCGTGATCTTGCTCGAAATGATTACTGGTAGATCGCCCGTCGCTCTCTTGGAAACTATGCAGATGGATCTTGTCCAGTGGGTCCAGTTCTGTATACAAGATAAGAAACCATCCGCTGATGTGCTCGACCCTTTCCTCGCGAGGGACTCGGAACAGGAAGGTGAGATGATTGCTGTACTCAAAGTCGCTCTCGCTTGCGTTCATGCTAATCCCGAGCGAAGACCGACGATGAGAAATGTCACAGAAACCTTGGAGCGCCTGAGCGCTTCAGTTTCAAGCTAGAAAAGCACGACCACGAAAGGGCGGTGATATGGTTGCAGAAAACATGTGATGGTTGTAAAGCTCAAGCATGGCAAAGAAGGTTAGGGGAACACCAAGTGACATTTAGTTAACCATGTAAAATTATCGATTTCGGGGCCTTTAACAAGTTAGGTACCTATCATGTGTTAGCTTTTCTTCTTTGGGAGCAGAGCATGTAGTATCTGTTAGTATTTGCTACTGTAGTACTCTGTGTGAGAATGAATTCTGTGCACAGCTGCAGTTAACTCAGCGATGAATGTACCACGTGGTTGATCAGTTGAAGACTTGCAATGAAATCCCATTCCTGATTGTTGTCTATCCTTGCAGTGAATATTAGGTGCAACAATTGCTCATGTTGCAGACAACTTGGTAGCTCCTCAATTGCAAATAGTGCACACAAAAAAAGGAAGCATGATATTAGAAAAAAAAAAACATCATTTTTTTGTTCCTCTAGTGTATGATGGGCATGGACGCATGGTCAGGCATGTTCTTCAATTGCAAATATCATGTTGCTTAATTAGATAGGATGGAAGCATGCATAATAGTAGCATAGTGTTGAGTGCCTTTTGTTTTGCGGGGATAGTGTTGAGTACTTTTGGTTCCTCAGATATCACAAACCTTGGCATCATCATTAGAAAAATGATCCATTTGAAATGTCATGTATGTATATTGCCACTAGTGTTCTAAGGACCTCTCTGATCTAAATGATTTTCTATTCGGATTTTAGAGGGTTGTAAACCATACGATTTTTTCTTCGTGGGGTTGTTTGATAGTATATACGTAGGATCCATAATTTTCACTACATTTGGAAAAACTTTCCATCAACTGAATTCACTTGACAAAATCTTCTAATTTGATACGAATTTACTTTTGTAGAATTCTAGTGGTCATGATAATGTCATCCTGCGTTTTTTTTCTTCCTATTTCACCATCTTTTGAATTAggtgaatcaaagaagccctagaATTTTGCTTTGAATACTCGTACAGTCTCCAAAAACAGTTTGCGCAATTAATTTCTAATTGCGATGTAATTGtataatctactccctccgttcctaaatataagtctttttagatatttcaataaagactacatgcggatgtatatagatatattttaaagtgtatattcactcattttgctccgtatgtagtcccattggaatctttaaaaagacttatatttaggaacggagcgtATATTACAATATTATTTTTTAAACAAATTATTGAGCACCAACCTACATATTCGTACATATATTAATAATCAAAGTTCAACGGCTTGATTATAGTTTTGTTTTGCCGTGTGATTTTTGTGCATATATTAGCAACCAAAATATGGAAAAAATGATTTTACTTTATCTTTATCGTGTATATGCTTTTTGAACACCAACCTACATTTTTAAGGGACAACCTACATTTTTTTAGAACAAGGGACAACCTACATGTTTGTACAAATATTAGTAGTCAAATATTCAAAAGTATCCAGCGGCCCGGCCCACTAATCACCCACGGGGATTTCTACACTGCCTTCGACCTTACCGGTCGCCCAAAGCATGACAAAGCCATCTGCCAGGAGTGCGACGCCAGCGCGCGAATGCTCGCGGCCGCACCACCGCTCTTCGAAACTGCAGCGGCTACCGGAGCGTGGTCGTCGTCGGTGTCAGCGAACCACGGGAGCCGGAGCGCGGCGGCCGCGTCCAGCCGCTTGCTGGGGCTGCACGTGAGCAGCCCTTTCAAGACCTTGAACCCGTCCTTGGACAGCGTCTTCTCCGGGAACAGCTCGCGCAGCCTGCCACCGCGCCGAGCTTGCCGCCACAGCTTCACCTCGCCGGCGAGGAACGAGAACGGCGACTTGAAGGCCTTAAGCGCCTTCTTCTTTTCTGGCACGCCGAGCACATCGAAGATCTTGTAGAGCTGGCCAGCCATGGTGTCCGCCCTCTCGAAGAGCACCTCGCCGGTGAGCATCTCGGCCATGACGCAGCCCAGGGACCACATGTCGACGCGCGTGTCGTAGCGCGGCTTCGCCAGCAGCATCTCGGGCGCCATGTACGACCTCGTTCCGGCGGCCAGGAACGCGCCGTCGGCGTTCTGCTCGACCATGGACATCGCCAGCCCGTAGTCGCAGA
This DNA window, taken from Triticum aestivum cultivar Chinese Spring chromosome 1D, IWGSC CS RefSeq v2.1, whole genome shotgun sequence, encodes the following:
- the LOC123181848 gene encoding receptor protein kinase-like protein ZAR1, coding for MAAVLPLLLLLLALALPAATNALTADGQALLSFRAAVLQDPTGALADWNASDADPCSWNGVACDDAGIRRVVALSLPRKGLVAALPASPLPASLRHLNLRGNRLYGALPPALLAGAAGLQSLVLYGNELDGPVPAELGDLPYLQILDLSSNNLNGSLPGSILKCRRLRRLSLGRNNLMGPIPPGFGRELSALEQLNLSYNRLSGAIPDDIGNLSRLEGTVDLSHNDFSGPIPASLGKLPEKVYIDLSYNNLSGPIPQNGALDNRGPTAFLGNPGLCGPPLENPCSPPSSNPSVPKDGESGAGGNGSGRSKGLGKAAIVAIVLGDVAGILIIALVFYCYWKKVSPKEKGHGAGPGSKESRSGCFSRDEPETPSEQHDLVLLDQKVRFDLDELLKASAFVLGKSGIGIVYKVVLEDGLTMAVRRLGEGGLQRFKEFQSEVEAIGKVRHANIVALRAYYWSFDEKLLIYDYISNGSLSSAIHGKPGTMTFTPLTWNARLKIMKGVANGMSFLHEFSPKKYVHGDLRPNNVLLGKDMEPYISDFGLGRLANIAGGAAPSSQSDRIGVEKAQSLQPDSSMSPLVSKESSCYQAPEALKTLKPSQKWDVYSYGVILLEMITGRSPVALLETMQMDLVQWVQFCIQDKKPSADVLDPFLARDSEQEGEMIAVLKVALACVHANPERRPTMRNVTETLERLSASVSS